A section of the bacterium genome encodes:
- a CDS encoding efflux RND transporter periplasmic adaptor subunit, with amino-acid sequence MLKLKEISRKRWFWPGLIALLLLFWLLGSRSKEGAGGEPVWGDLRKGDFVIDAVETGEIEAVHSVDLAPPMEWRMDMQIIAMVPEGSIVKQGDFLVQFDTSELEDRLELAQDALAALLAQRDGLRAQQSARIAQLKADIAAAGYSQEVAVLQRELLQYEAAVRRMDAELEEKKAQISLEETKTSLESQEIIDSSALSTLGVDIAKARANVRELEDKIKSLTLRAPIGGLVVYNEIGFGDSRKKIAIGDKPNPGQPVISIPNLDSIQVKLRINEMDAARLSIGQQATIRLDAYPERSFSGRVLHIARLAQKEDWDSEIKDFEVLVRLAQSDPVLKPGMTARVQIELGVEKDALTAPTGAIFERQGERVVFPRTNYPKPQPVETGPRNDLRMVIRNSRLKEGDLVACSPPDTSYHRLGFSTYLAASTGKPEKLAADLAEMEKRGLAFDYDANRNRRVIARAPNGAAGDYEALRGRIPGMTPDGRPMEIDPATMKKLQEAIRGMQPGPGGLPPGPAMRPGGPNVPSGLVTGDTSRRLLQQRGRGLPPGYAPGDTTRPHRPAGALPSQKLRRNIP; translated from the coding sequence ATGCTCAAACTGAAAGAGATTTCCCGAAAACGATGGTTCTGGCCCGGCCTGATTGCCCTGTTGCTCCTGTTTTGGCTGCTGGGCAGCCGGAGCAAGGAGGGTGCTGGTGGGGAGCCGGTCTGGGGAGATCTGCGCAAAGGTGATTTTGTCATCGACGCGGTCGAGACCGGCGAAATCGAGGCGGTGCATTCGGTGGATCTCGCTCCCCCGATGGAATGGCGGATGGATATGCAAATTATCGCCATGGTCCCGGAGGGAAGCATCGTGAAGCAGGGTGATTTTCTCGTCCAGTTTGACACCTCGGAATTGGAGGATCGCCTGGAACTGGCGCAGGATGCCCTGGCTGCCCTCCTGGCCCAGCGCGATGGTCTGCGCGCCCAACAGTCGGCGCGTATCGCCCAGCTCAAGGCCGACATCGCCGCGGCGGGCTATTCACAGGAGGTGGCGGTTTTACAGCGGGAGCTGCTCCAGTATGAGGCCGCAGTGCGGCGGATGGATGCGGAACTGGAGGAGAAAAAAGCGCAGATCTCTCTGGAGGAGACCAAGACCTCCCTGGAGTCGCAGGAGATCATCGATTCTTCGGCGCTGAGCACGCTGGGCGTCGATATCGCCAAGGCGCGCGCCAATGTGCGCGAGCTTGAGGACAAAATCAAGAGTCTGACCCTGCGGGCCCCCATTGGCGGACTGGTCGTTTACAACGAAATCGGCTTTGGGGACTCCCGTAAAAAGATCGCGATCGGCGACAAACCCAATCCGGGGCAGCCGGTGATCAGCATTCCGAATCTCGATTCGATCCAGGTCAAGTTGCGTATCAACGAAATGGACGCCGCCCGGCTGAGCATCGGCCAGCAGGCAACCATCCGGCTCGACGCCTATCCGGAGCGTTCATTCAGCGGCCGCGTGCTGCATATCGCCCGGCTGGCCCAGAAGGAGGATTGGGATTCGGAAATCAAGGATTTCGAGGTTCTGGTGCGGCTGGCCCAGTCCGATCCGGTGCTCAAGCCCGGAATGACCGCGCGGGTCCAGATCGAACTCGGGGTTGAGAAAGATGCCCTCACCGCCCCGACCGGCGCCATTTTTGAACGCCAGGGGGAACGGGTGGTCTTTCCACGCACAAATTATCCCAAACCCCAGCCTGTCGAGACCGGCCCGCGTAACGATCTGCGCATGGTCATCCGCAACAGCCGGCTCAAGGAAGGCGATCTGGTTGCCTGCTCACCGCCGGACACGAGCTACCATCGCCTTGGATTCTCCACCTACCTGGCGGCCTCAACCGGCAAGCCGGAAAAACTGGCCGCAGATCTGGCCGAGATGGAGAAGCGCGGCCTGGCATTCGACTACGATGCCAATCGCAACCGTCGGGTGATTGCCCGCGCTCCCAATGGCGCCGCCGGCGATTACGAGGCGCTGCGCGGCCGCATCCCCGGCATGACCCCGGACGGCCGCCCGATGGAAATCGATCCAGCCACCATGAAAAAACTGCAGGAGGCGATACGCGGTATGCAGCCCGGACCCGGTGGTTTGCCCCCCGGGCCGGCCATGCGCCCCGGCGGCCCGAATGTTCCCTCCGGCCTCGTCACCGGCGACACATCCCGGCGGCTGCTGCAGCAGCGCGGCCGCGGGCTTCCGCCCGGGTATGCTCCCGGGGATACCACCCGGCCGCATCGGCCGGCTGGAGCGCTTCCCTCGCAAAAACTCCGGCGGAACATACCATGA
- a CDS encoding DUF1343 domain-containing protein: MKAIPFLCCTLLMLSGRVAAAEPTPVRLGVDLLLSDSLALIQGKRLGLITNATGLTSNHESTIDALVQTPGVQLVALFGPEHGVRGDAEAGKAIDNYVDEKTGIMVYSLYGRNHKPTPEMLRGVDLLLYDIQDIGSRAYTYIYTMARGMEAARENHIPFVVLDRPDPMGGDLVEGGVLDPRFKSGIGLYPIPFIYGMTVGELAQLFNREFGIDCDLKVIRLAGWQRHCSFEETGLMWVPTSPHIPEMLSVWYCATVGCLGELQQVDVGVGMPGPFEYIGAPWIKGENLAVELNRRQIPGVFFRPVHYRPFYGIFKGVDLEGVQIHLLDHHIFRPMQTQLHILAALQRLYPDRNIYDTPRLDMFMKAIGTDQVHQRIRAGAEVDEILIMWREGLEQFMTLRQKYLLYP, encoded by the coding sequence ATGAAAGCGATTCCGTTCCTCTGCTGTACCCTGCTGATGCTCAGTGGTCGGGTCGCCGCGGCCGAGCCCACTCCGGTCAGGCTGGGTGTGGATCTCCTGCTGAGCGACAGCCTTGCCCTGATCCAGGGCAAGCGGCTTGGGCTGATCACCAATGCCACCGGCTTGACTTCGAACCATGAGTCGACCATCGATGCCCTGGTCCAGACTCCGGGCGTCCAGCTGGTTGCGCTCTTCGGACCGGAGCATGGGGTGCGCGGCGATGCCGAAGCCGGAAAGGCGATCGATAACTATGTCGACGAAAAAACTGGGATCATGGTGTACAGCCTTTATGGCAGGAACCACAAACCCACTCCCGAGATGCTGCGCGGCGTCGATCTGCTCCTTTACGATATTCAGGATATCGGTTCGCGTGCCTATACCTATATCTACACCATGGCCCGCGGTATGGAGGCTGCCCGGGAGAACCACATCCCCTTCGTCGTCCTCGATCGTCCGGATCCAATGGGAGGCGATCTGGTGGAAGGGGGGGTGCTCGACCCGCGGTTCAAATCGGGCATCGGGCTTTACCCTATCCCGTTCATTTACGGCATGACTGTAGGCGAACTGGCGCAGCTCTTCAACCGGGAATTCGGCATCGACTGTGATCTCAAGGTTATCCGCCTTGCGGGCTGGCAGCGGCACTGCTCTTTCGAGGAGACTGGCCTGATGTGGGTGCCCACCTCACCGCATATCCCAGAGATGCTTTCGGTGTGGTACTGCGCCACAGTCGGCTGCCTCGGCGAACTGCAGCAGGTCGATGTGGGCGTGGGGATGCCCGGCCCCTTCGAGTATATCGGCGCCCCCTGGATCAAGGGCGAGAACCTTGCCGTCGAACTCAACCGCCGTCAGATTCCCGGCGTCTTTTTCCGCCCAGTCCATTACCGCCCCTTTTATGGCATCTTCAAGGGTGTCGATCTCGAAGGGGTGCAGATTCATCTGCTTGATCACCATATTTTCCGGCCGATGCAGACGCAGCTGCATATCCTCGCTGCCTTGCAGCGCCTCTATCCCGATCGAAATATTTACGACACCCCACGTCTGGATATGTTCATGAAGGCTATCGGAACGGACCAGGTTCACCAACGGATCCGCGCCGGTGCAGAAGTGGACGAGATCCTCATTATGTGGCGGGAGGGTCTTGAGCAATTCATGACGCTGAGGCAAAAGTATCTCCTCTATCCTTGA
- a CDS encoding MFS transporter: protein MKEKQKREGSAAHRNPWSWIPSLYFAEGVPYVVIMTVSVIMFKRLGLSNTDIALYTSWLYLPWVIKPLWSPVVDILKTKRFWIVTMQLVIGLGFLGIAAAIPLPHFLLYTLVVLWILAFASATHDIAADGFYMLGLGEAQQAWFVGIRSTFYRFAMITGQGLLVILAGYIEGHSGLEAVTVPVQAGPGVAEVQMMHPESLPGLPPGGGLRLLCQPEVLTIRTTLQPKARIDSLLHMAHVWNLAHGFYPAERAAGVSPAGGPSWWTRSVSGPLAEWLRGHFGQSRQAAALVEAKAGNVGALYFRLSQPPAAGKEVIVSFGRESGDKSINLIEGSRLVFTDRNWDRPAVALIQLDPKLQNAVTSQYVARAGNIPLSWSITFVVLGVLFLFFFLYHRFVLPRPAADVGVQVDNFFRQFFNTFVSFFRRKHISAILAFLLLYRFGEAQLVKLIHPFMLDSRELGGLGMTTGEVGLVYGTIGIIALTVGGLLGGFVVPRRGLKFWLFPMLLIIHLPDLAFIYLSQAQPDNLWIVSCFVALEQFGYGFGFTAYMLYMIYVAGEGEHKTAHYAICTGLMALGMMVPGMFSGWLQDIIGYRHFFIWVVFATIPSFIAAYFIPLEEAFGKKK, encoded by the coding sequence ATGAAGGAGAAACAAAAGCGAGAGGGAAGCGCCGCTCACCGTAATCCCTGGTCCTGGATTCCTTCGCTCTATTTCGCCGAGGGAGTCCCCTACGTAGTCATCATGACCGTTTCGGTCATTATGTTCAAACGGCTTGGACTCTCCAACACCGACATCGCCCTGTATACCAGCTGGCTCTACCTGCCGTGGGTAATCAAACCGCTCTGGAGCCCGGTGGTCGATATTCTCAAAACCAAGCGGTTCTGGATTGTCACGATGCAACTGGTGATCGGTCTTGGGTTTCTGGGTATTGCCGCGGCTATCCCCCTGCCTCATTTTCTGCTGTACACCCTGGTGGTCCTGTGGATTCTCGCCTTTGCCTCGGCGACGCATGACATCGCGGCGGATGGTTTTTACATGCTTGGACTCGGCGAGGCGCAGCAGGCCTGGTTTGTCGGCATTCGCAGCACCTTTTACCGTTTTGCCATGATCACCGGTCAGGGCCTGCTGGTCATTCTGGCTGGCTATATCGAAGGTCATTCTGGCCTCGAGGCGGTTACGGTGCCGGTTCAGGCGGGCCCAGGGGTAGCGGAGGTGCAAATGATGCATCCGGAGTCGCTTCCCGGTCTCCCTCCCGGCGGGGGCCTACGGCTGCTGTGCCAGCCTGAGGTGTTGACCATCCGCACCACCTTGCAGCCCAAGGCCCGGATCGACTCCCTCCTGCATATGGCCCATGTCTGGAATCTGGCGCATGGTTTTTATCCTGCAGAGCGCGCAGCGGGCGTTTCTCCGGCCGGTGGCCCCTCTTGGTGGACGCGGAGCGTCTCCGGCCCGCTGGCGGAATGGTTGCGCGGCCATTTCGGCCAGTCGCGCCAGGCGGCGGCCTTGGTTGAAGCGAAGGCGGGCAATGTCGGCGCTCTCTATTTCCGCCTTTCCCAACCGCCCGCGGCGGGCAAGGAAGTAATTGTCAGCTTTGGCCGAGAGTCCGGCGACAAGTCGATTAATCTGATCGAAGGAAGCCGTCTGGTCTTCACCGATCGCAATTGGGACCGGCCCGCTGTCGCCCTGATCCAGCTCGATCCCAAGCTGCAAAACGCCGTCACCAGCCAGTATGTCGCGCGCGCAGGCAATATTCCCCTTTCCTGGTCGATCACTTTTGTGGTGCTCGGGGTGCTCTTCCTGTTCTTTTTCCTCTATCACCGCTTCGTCCTGCCACGGCCGGCGGCTGATGTGGGGGTTCAGGTGGACAATTTTTTCAGGCAGTTTTTTAATACCTTTGTCAGCTTTTTCCGCCGCAAGCATATCAGCGCCATCCTCGCATTTCTCCTGCTCTACCGTTTCGGAGAGGCGCAGTTGGTCAAGCTGATCCATCCCTTCATGCTCGACAGCCGCGAGCTGGGAGGACTCGGCATGACCACCGGTGAGGTGGGGCTAGTCTACGGCACCATCGGCATCATTGCCCTCACCGTGGGCGGGCTGCTCGGCGGCTTTGTGGTGCCGCGGCGTGGCTTGAAGTTCTGGCTTTTCCCGATGCTCCTGATCATTCACTTGCCCGATCTCGCCTTCATCTATCTCTCGCAGGCCCAGCCGGATAACCTGTGGATCGTCAGCTGTTTCGTCGCCCTGGAACAATTCGGCTACGGCTTTGGATTCACCGCCTATATGCTCTACATGATCTATGTGGCCGGGGAGGGAGAACACAAAACCGCCCATTATGCGATCTGTACCGGCCTGATGGCCCTGGGCATGATGGTGCCGGGGATGTTCAGCGGCTGGCTTCAGGATATCATCGGCTACCGCCACTTCTTCATCTGGGTGGTCTTTGCGACCATCCCCTCATTCATCGCTGCCTACTTTATCCCCCTGGAAGAGGCGTTCGGCAAGAAAAAGTGA